A region of Nitrospirota bacterium DNA encodes the following proteins:
- a CDS encoding response regulator: MEKQAPVPPSPTKTILIVDDDPSMRLICVKTLRAEGFTVLEAEGSSESLKILASHTEPIDLLVTDLMLPPPGLEFASTKNPYPRVHGHEIIQRTLAMKKTLRVILMSSLSEKDRKAYRLATDHVPFLQKPFSVETLMQLVHEVLAATPLSYDESASASIAKQDVRWYG, translated from the coding sequence ATGGAGAAACAAGCACCTGTGCCCCCATCCCCCACCAAGACGATTCTGATCGTTGACGATGACCCGTCAATGCGCCTGATCTGCGTAAAGACCCTCCGAGCCGAGGGATTTACAGTCCTCGAAGCGGAAGGCAGCTCAGAATCCTTAAAGATCTTAGCCTCCCATACAGAGCCGATCGATTTACTCGTGACCGATCTGATGCTCCCACCGCCAGGCCTTGAGTTTGCCTCCACCAAAAATCCCTATCCGCGGGTCCATGGTCACGAAATCATCCAACGAACCCTGGCCATGAAGAAGACGCTCCGGGTAATCCTGATGTCGAGCTTGTCTGAAAAAGATCGCAAGGCCTATCGCCTCGCCACCGATCACGTCCCCTTTCTCCAAAAACCATTTTCCGTTGAAACCCTCATGCAACTGGTCCATGAGGTGCTCGCAGCAACACCGCTTTCATACGACGAGTCCGCCAGCGCGTCGATTGCCAAGCAAGACGTTAGATGGTATGGCTGA
- a CDS encoding DUF4340 domain-containing protein, whose translation MALVLAGLGLYLYAIELPQQESHEQQETADKKVLLLDQQTLTGLTVKTDRHELVFARTPEKGWMMTAPLKTDADQRELQNLIRALVTGAVSRVVEDRPANLTPYGLDDPITTITITAGTERETLSIGDSGPLSSTLYVLRESDRKVLLTNLAPKDFVNKTLMTFRRKDLLHLSQGDVEQIRLTYPTTEIALYQTQEKPKSKWRLRYPIEAEADQTEVRTLLFRLEDLKALGIVDPGPERDALANTLTVPKVKVAIHTADGDQTVKLYQPDPASGEAFAETTPTGPLYRINPTAIKDLTKELFSFQDKRLLGIDYTDIAMLSVKTATEHYVLINQQKEWVMEDRPEPLDQQATDLFVSRVANVPAEERVIKQAGPLAPYGLVAPAAEFIATGRDGRIAGKLSIGSHANGLAYAMGQRIPGIFQIRADLLTQVPAKSDLFAQKTGKTPATP comes from the coding sequence ATGGCACTCGTACTGGCTGGGCTCGGCCTGTACCTCTATGCCATCGAACTCCCGCAACAAGAGTCGCACGAGCAGCAAGAGACTGCCGACAAGAAGGTCCTGCTCCTTGACCAGCAAACCCTCACAGGGCTCACAGTCAAAACCGACCGGCACGAACTCGTCTTTGCCCGGACTCCTGAGAAGGGCTGGATGATGACCGCGCCCCTCAAGACTGACGCAGATCAGCGGGAGCTACAGAATCTCATCAGAGCCTTGGTCACCGGCGCCGTGAGCCGTGTCGTCGAAGACCGCCCGGCGAACTTGACCCCCTATGGACTCGACGACCCGATTACCACCATCACCATCACGGCCGGCACCGAACGGGAGACACTTTCCATCGGAGATAGCGGACCTCTCTCCTCTACGCTGTACGTCCTTCGTGAGTCGGATCGCAAGGTCCTGCTCACCAATCTGGCCCCCAAAGACTTCGTCAACAAAACCTTGATGACGTTTCGACGCAAAGACCTCTTGCACCTCTCACAAGGCGATGTCGAACAGATCCGCCTCACCTACCCGACCACAGAAATCGCGCTCTATCAGACACAGGAGAAACCCAAGAGCAAATGGAGGCTGCGCTACCCGATTGAAGCAGAAGCGGATCAAACGGAGGTGCGGACCCTGTTGTTCAGACTCGAAGACCTCAAAGCGTTGGGCATCGTCGATCCAGGCCCCGAACGAGACGCCCTGGCCAATACACTCACCGTTCCCAAAGTCAAAGTCGCCATCCATACGGCCGATGGGGATCAAACGGTCAAGCTCTACCAACCGGACCCGGCCAGCGGCGAAGCCTTTGCGGAAACGACCCCTACTGGCCCGCTGTACCGCATCAATCCCACTGCGATCAAAGATCTGACCAAGGAGCTATTTTCGTTCCAAGACAAGCGGCTGCTCGGCATCGATTACACGGACATCGCCATGCTCTCGGTGAAGACCGCAACCGAGCACTATGTCTTGATCAATCAACAAAAAGAATGGGTCATGGAAGATCGGCCTGAACCATTGGACCAACAGGCCACCGATCTCTTTGTCAGCCGTGTCGCGAATGTGCCTGCCGAAGAACGGGTCATTAAACAAGCCGGACCATTGGCGCCCTATGGGCTCGTGGCACCGGCAGCGGAATTTATCGCCACAGGGCGAGATGGAAGAATTGCAGGAAAACTTTCCATCGGGAGCCATGCCAACGGATTGGCTTATGCGATGGGGCAACGGATCCCTGGCATCTTTCAGATTCGCGCCGACCTGCTCACGCAAGTTCCGGCAAAGAGCGACCTCTTTGCGCAAAAAACCGGGAAGACACCAGCGACACCATAG